The following proteins are co-located in the Paludibaculum fermentans genome:
- a CDS encoding cytochrome C assembly family protein, translating to MSLFWLRVAAVLYAAGLVHAFLTVLRRGARLFPYALGAFHVAVVLHFVSFVEHSVELRHLAANNFYETASLCALIFAVVYLFVEWRYHFAILSIFIFPLVSLLTLIAAMGAPMASWEDVRVRNAWLITHILLVLVGYAGLLLSAGAAVFYLLQERRLKRKHGSEDFIAMVTPDRLPPLETLDTLITRSMSVGFVAVTLAVVAGSSWASIEYGTRWISEAKIVVSLVTWGFYLLMVFLRISAGWRGRKAAVLSLTVLGFAVITWAAHVGLRPLLAK from the coding sequence ATGAGCCTGTTTTGGCTCCGGGTGGCTGCCGTCCTCTATGCGGCCGGCCTGGTGCATGCTTTTTTGACCGTCCTGCGCCGCGGAGCCCGCCTCTTTCCCTACGCATTAGGCGCTTTTCATGTCGCAGTGGTGCTTCATTTTGTGTCGTTCGTCGAGCATAGTGTCGAACTGAGACACCTGGCGGCCAATAACTTCTACGAGACCGCCTCCTTGTGCGCCCTCATCTTCGCCGTTGTCTACCTCTTCGTCGAGTGGCGCTACCACTTCGCCATCCTCAGCATCTTTATCTTTCCCCTGGTCTCCCTGCTGACCCTGATCGCCGCCATGGGCGCGCCCATGGCCTCCTGGGAAGACGTCCGCGTCCGCAACGCCTGGCTCATCACGCACATCCTGTTGGTTCTAGTGGGCTACGCAGGCCTGCTGCTCAGCGCCGGAGCCGCTGTTTTCTATCTGCTGCAGGAACGCCGGCTGAAGCGGAAACATGGCAGTGAGGACTTCATCGCCATGGTCACGCCGGACCGCCTGCCGCCCCTGGAGACACTCGACACCCTAATCACGCGTTCTATGAGCGTCGGTTTCGTGGCCGTCACCCTCGCCGTGGTGGCCGGCAGCAGTTGGGCGTCGATCGAATACGGGACTCGCTGGATCAGCGAAGCCAAGATCGTCGTCTCCCTCGTCACTTGGGGCTTCTACCTGCTGATGGTATTTCTGAGGATCTCCGCCGGCTGGCGGGGCCGCAAAGCGGCAGTGCTTTCGTTGACCGTGCTTGGGTTCGCGGTGATTACCTGGGCCGCGCATGTCGGATTGAGGCCGCTGCTCGCCAAATGA
- a CDS encoding heavy metal response regulator transcription factor, with protein MRILVVEDEKRIADFVNRGLESAGYTVDLAENGEAALELIHAHDYDLVILDLMLPDMDGLSVLEKARNRKVSPPVLILSARGGVDDRVKGLELGADDYLVKPFAFVELLARVRALLRRGQSTPERLVVGDLSLDCVRRKASRGSEPVELAPKEFSILEYLMRNRGRPLSRTMIVEHVWDMEYDGLTNIVDVYIRHLRSKIDDRFPVKLIHTVRGIGYMLDLSETPGSSSDKPEEA; from the coding sequence ATGAGAATCCTGGTTGTCGAAGACGAAAAGCGAATTGCTGACTTTGTGAATCGCGGCTTGGAGAGCGCGGGGTACACTGTCGATCTCGCCGAAAACGGCGAAGCGGCGCTGGAGTTGATCCACGCGCACGATTACGATCTCGTAATCCTGGACCTGATGCTTCCCGACATGGACGGGTTGTCCGTCCTGGAGAAGGCGCGCAACAGGAAGGTTAGTCCGCCGGTACTCATCCTCAGCGCCCGTGGCGGAGTGGATGACCGGGTCAAGGGCCTCGAACTGGGCGCCGACGATTATCTCGTCAAGCCGTTTGCGTTTGTCGAGTTGCTGGCTCGTGTGCGCGCGCTGTTGCGCCGCGGCCAGTCGACTCCGGAACGCCTCGTGGTTGGCGACCTCTCGCTGGACTGCGTGCGCCGCAAAGCGAGCAGGGGCAGCGAACCGGTGGAGCTCGCGCCCAAGGAATTCAGCATCCTCGAATACCTGATGCGCAACCGCGGGCGTCCACTGAGCCGCACCATGATCGTGGAGCACGTCTGGGATATGGAGTACGACGGGCTGACGAACATCGTGGATGTCTACATCCGGCACCTGCGCAGCAAGATCGACGACCGCTTTCCGGTAAAGCTCATCCACACGGTACGCGGCATCGGCTACATGCTCGATCTGTCGGAAACCCCGGGCAGTTCCTCCGACAAGCCCGAAGAAGCTTAA
- a CDS encoding ArnT family glycosyltransferase — MLLLGGLALFYGMALDGVGLLSADEPRYASIGREMAHSGDWITPRLWGKPWFEKPPLLYWLVGAGQLAGLGDDLSPRLPVALLSLAYLLLQFLAVRRLEGEGIAWISVLLLSTTAGWAAESQIGVTDLPLAATFNATVLFGLLWLETGSRRAALAAGACFGLALLAKGLVAGVLILPLLWFAWRRWKEMLVPALAALVVAAPWYAAMFTLHGKAFWDEFFVKHHFSRFADGALLHEQPFWFYIPVLIASLFPWPTVLTLLGPPCWREQRRRILLAVFCFGLVFFSVSANKLPGYILPLLPPLCIVLAAGIEAAEGVKRQLALATLLLGLCPIIATVLPDALLHGLRRADLGETHWEYFALALPFTAAVWWLERSRKRTSAVAVVAVGAGLGLLFVKLSAAPVLDQIVSARGFWRRVQPQAENTCVESLHRNWLYGLNYYSVEPLPGCTGSSREIAITQRPGALPALSPRQVKSSEKP; from the coding sequence TTGCTGCTGCTTGGCGGTCTCGCCCTCTTCTATGGCATGGCCTTGGACGGGGTTGGCCTGCTGAGTGCGGATGAGCCGCGCTACGCCTCCATCGGGCGCGAAATGGCGCACTCCGGCGATTGGATCACACCGCGCCTGTGGGGCAAGCCGTGGTTCGAAAAGCCACCCCTGCTGTATTGGCTGGTGGGCGCGGGCCAATTGGCCGGTTTAGGCGACGACCTCTCGCCCCGTTTGCCCGTGGCCCTGCTCAGCCTCGCCTACCTTTTGCTCCAGTTTTTAGCCGTCCGGCGTCTGGAGGGCGAAGGGATTGCCTGGATCTCCGTCCTGCTGCTCTCCACCACGGCGGGTTGGGCCGCCGAGAGCCAGATCGGCGTGACGGACCTGCCGCTCGCCGCCACCTTCAATGCCACGGTTCTCTTTGGCCTGCTTTGGTTGGAGACGGGCTCCCGGCGCGCCGCGCTCGCCGCCGGAGCCTGTTTCGGACTCGCACTGCTCGCCAAAGGCCTGGTCGCCGGCGTGCTCATCCTGCCCTTGCTATGGTTTGCCTGGCGGCGCTGGAAGGAAATGCTCGTCCCGGCCCTGGCCGCCCTCGTCGTGGCGGCGCCCTGGTATGCAGCCATGTTTACGTTGCATGGCAAGGCGTTCTGGGACGAGTTCTTCGTCAAGCACCACTTTTCCCGTTTCGCCGACGGCGCCCTCCTGCACGAGCAGCCCTTCTGGTTCTATATCCCGGTGTTGATCGCCAGCCTGTTCCCGTGGCCGACCGTCCTGACCCTGCTGGGCCCGCCCTGTTGGCGCGAACAGCGCCGCCGAATCCTGCTGGCGGTCTTCTGTTTCGGCCTGGTCTTCTTCTCTGTGTCCGCCAACAAGTTGCCCGGCTACATTCTGCCCCTGCTGCCGCCGCTCTGCATCGTTCTGGCCGCGGGCATCGAAGCGGCTGAAGGCGTAAAACGGCAACTGGCGCTGGCGACCCTCCTGCTGGGCCTGTGCCCGATCATCGCCACTGTCTTGCCGGACGCGCTGCTTCACGGCTTACGCCGCGCCGACCTAGGTGAGACGCATTGGGAGTATTTCGCGCTGGCCCTGCCGTTCACTGCCGCGGTGTGGTGGTTGGAGCGCAGCCGCAAGCGAACCTCCGCCGTAGCGGTGGTAGCCGTGGGTGCGGGTCTTGGCCTTTTGTTCGTGAAATTGAGTGCCGCGCCCGTACTGGACCAGATCGTCTCAGCCCGCGGCTTCTGGCGCCGCGTGCAGCCTCAGGCCGAGAACACATGCGTCGAGTCGCTGCACCGTAACTGGCTGTATGGATTGAACTACTACTCCGTGGAGCCGTTACCCGGCTGCACCGGATCGTCGCGCGAAATCGCCATTACGCAACGACCCGGTGCCCTGCCGGCTCTCTCCCCACGTCAGGTCAAATCCAGCGAAAAGCCTTAA
- a CDS encoding AAA family ATPase, translating into MGDAFHMEIPADYIAPAAKDNRRFAFSKRLGSSTSRVAGTTKAGPAAGKLLDPNRTGREAAVLESNLKQYIVGQDEAIEQIVNIYQMHLTGLNAPQRPVGNFLFLGPTGSGKTRIVEATAEALVGTPRSVIKIDCAEFQHSHEIAKLIGSPPGYLGHRETHPLLSQEVLNQYHNERTKLSFVLFDEIEKASDALWNLLLGILDKATLTLGDNRKVDFSRTLIFMTSNLGAAEMSSIVSPRLGFLARTGEDGDPLSANVSGKIARSGLEAARRKFTPEFMNRLDKVVVFQPLGTEQLRRILDIELGMVQQRVFCSAPERSFVFTVTPEAKDHLLAEGTDFKYGARHLKRAIERLLVQPLSNLIATEQVRGGDLLRVDFDTESSELAFAREAEGLAIQAMAELVDPPVKMWMKAAGAGLAEAQKAPAVRTTRRG; encoded by the coding sequence TTGGGCGACGCGTTTCACATGGAGATACCGGCGGACTACATTGCGCCGGCTGCGAAAGACAACAGGCGCTTTGCGTTCTCCAAGCGGCTGGGGAGCTCCACTTCGCGTGTGGCGGGCACTACGAAGGCTGGGCCGGCCGCCGGCAAACTTCTCGATCCCAATCGGACCGGGCGGGAAGCGGCGGTACTGGAATCCAACCTCAAGCAGTACATTGTGGGCCAGGACGAGGCGATCGAACAGATCGTCAACATTTACCAGATGCATCTGACGGGGCTGAACGCGCCGCAGCGTCCGGTGGGCAACTTCCTGTTCCTCGGTCCCACGGGTTCGGGCAAGACGCGCATTGTCGAGGCGACGGCGGAGGCACTGGTCGGAACGCCGCGCTCCGTCATCAAGATTGATTGTGCGGAGTTCCAGCACAGCCACGAAATCGCGAAGCTGATCGGTTCGCCGCCCGGTTACCTAGGCCATCGCGAAACACATCCACTGTTGAGCCAGGAAGTCCTGAATCAGTACCACAATGAGCGCACAAAGCTCAGTTTCGTCCTCTTCGACGAGATTGAGAAAGCCTCGGACGCGCTCTGGAACCTGCTGCTGGGCATTCTGGACAAGGCCACCCTGACGTTGGGCGACAACCGGAAGGTCGATTTCTCGCGGACGCTCATCTTCATGACGTCGAACCTGGGTGCAGCCGAGATGAGCTCCATCGTGAGCCCCCGCCTGGGGTTCCTGGCGAGGACTGGCGAGGACGGGGATCCTCTCTCGGCCAACGTCTCGGGCAAGATCGCCCGCAGCGGACTGGAAGCCGCGCGGCGGAAGTTCACGCCGGAGTTCATGAACCGGCTGGACAAAGTGGTGGTGTTCCAGCCCCTGGGCACGGAACAATTGCGCCGCATTCTGGATATCGAGCTCGGCATGGTGCAGCAGCGAGTCTTCTGCTCCGCGCCGGAGCGCAGCTTCGTCTTCACGGTGACGCCGGAAGCGAAGGACCATCTTCTGGCCGAAGGCACCGATTTCAAATACGGTGCGCGGCATTTGAAGCGCGCGATCGAACGCCTGCTGGTGCAACCCCTGTCGAATCTGATCGCAACAGAGCAAGTGCGCGGAGGAGATCTGTTGCGGGTGGATTTCGACACGGAGAGCAGTGAGCTGGCGTTCGCACGCGAAGCTGAAGGGCTGGCCATACAGGCCATGGCGGAACTGGTCGACCCGCCGGTGAAGATGTGGATGAAAGCGGCCGGAGCCGGGCTGGCTGAGGCGCAGAAGGCGCCCGCGGTCAGGACAACGCGGCGCGGTTAG
- a CDS encoding UxaA family hydrolase: MSLVEIQQPPTAETAAIHLHPTDNVAVARLTLGEGQAVSAGGVTVVLREQVPVGHKLSLRRIAAGENVLRYGQVIGPARVDIEPGFHVHNHNLGYLEGTRVYEFPADERPLTAPPSSMPTFQGYARDDGRAGTRNYIAVVAASNCAAHTAEWIASSFDGETLPPNVDGVVAFPHGEGCGHSIGPDTEQLQRTLWGVLDHPNVSSAIVLGLGCEVNQIDHYLGVAAGSGPRASRIVGMTLQESGGTRATVEQARKTIAAMMERATTEQRVELPASKICLGLNCGGSDSFSGITANPALGFCSDLLAELGATSVLAETPEIVGAEHLLVKRARNRAVAEKLLAMIAKYKTYLSRFEGSFDDNPSPGNKEGGLSNILEKSLGAVAKGGTSQLNEVVDYAERVMGPGFAFMNTPGYDPVSLTGLAAGGVNLIAFTTGRGSAIGFPTIPVLKIATNSYTYRRMTGNMDINAGRIADGDASVEIIGREILTALLRTASGERTKSELLGHKEFVPWRIGPVM; the protein is encoded by the coding sequence ATGAGCCTTGTTGAGATCCAACAGCCGCCGACGGCGGAAACTGCCGCCATTCACCTGCATCCGACTGACAACGTGGCGGTCGCCCGGCTGACTTTGGGCGAAGGGCAGGCCGTCTCCGCCGGCGGTGTGACGGTTGTGTTGCGCGAACAGGTCCCCGTGGGCCACAAGCTCTCGCTGCGACGCATCGCGGCGGGGGAGAATGTGCTGCGGTATGGCCAGGTGATTGGACCGGCGCGCGTCGACATCGAACCCGGTTTCCACGTCCACAATCACAACCTGGGGTATCTGGAAGGCACTCGCGTTTATGAGTTCCCGGCGGACGAACGGCCATTGACCGCGCCGCCGTCGTCCATGCCCACGTTTCAGGGCTATGCCCGCGACGACGGCCGGGCGGGGACGAGGAACTACATCGCCGTGGTCGCGGCCTCCAACTGCGCGGCCCACACCGCCGAGTGGATCGCATCGAGTTTTGACGGCGAGACGCTACCCCCGAATGTCGATGGAGTCGTGGCCTTCCCGCACGGCGAAGGGTGCGGGCATTCCATTGGACCCGATACCGAGCAACTGCAGCGTACGCTGTGGGGTGTTCTCGACCACCCCAACGTCTCTTCCGCCATCGTGCTGGGACTGGGCTGTGAGGTGAACCAGATCGATCACTACCTGGGCGTCGCCGCCGGCAGCGGACCGCGCGCCTCGCGCATCGTCGGCATGACCTTGCAGGAGAGCGGTGGCACTCGTGCGACGGTCGAGCAGGCCCGCAAGACGATCGCCGCGATGATGGAACGCGCGACGACGGAACAGCGAGTGGAGCTCCCGGCGTCCAAGATCTGCCTGGGCCTGAATTGCGGCGGGTCGGACTCGTTCAGCGGCATTACGGCCAATCCCGCCCTCGGCTTTTGTTCCGACCTGCTGGCCGAACTCGGAGCCACCAGCGTGCTGGCCGAGACGCCCGAGATCGTCGGCGCCGAACACCTGCTGGTCAAGCGTGCCCGCAATCGGGCCGTGGCGGAGAAGCTGCTGGCGATGATCGCGAAGTATAAGACCTATCTTTCAAGATTCGAGGGCAGCTTCGACGACAATCCGTCGCCCGGCAACAAGGAAGGCGGCCTTTCCAACATCCTGGAGAAGTCCCTGGGCGCTGTGGCCAAGGGTGGCACCTCACAACTGAATGAAGTTGTCGACTATGCTGAGCGTGTGATGGGCCCCGGGTTCGCCTTCATGAATACGCCGGGCTATGACCCGGTGTCACTCACGGGCCTGGCCGCCGGCGGTGTCAATCTCATCGCCTTTACTACCGGCCGCGGCAGCGCGATTGGATTTCCTACCATTCCGGTGTTGAAAATCGCGACGAATAGCTACACCTACCGCCGCATGACCGGCAACATGGACATCAATGCCGGTAGGATCGCGGACGGGGACGCGAGTGTCGAGATCATTGGCCGTGAAATCCTGACTGCCTTGCTGAGGACGGCGTCGGGCGAGCGCACGAAGAGCGAATTGCTCGGTCACAAGGAATTCGTGCCCTGGCGCATCGGTCCGGTCATGTAG
- a CDS encoding SDR family oxidoreductase — protein sequence MTLNLKGKTALVTGGSRGIGRAVVERLLAAEANVAFCGRSQEGVDKALEEIRGANSTFALKVAGRVADVGSEEQVRSLFEWLDVEFGVLDILVNNAGVGIFKDLAAMAPEEWQTVIGTNLTGVYNCCHHGLPRLQKQGGGWIVNIASLAGKNAFAGGAAYNASKFGLCGMSEAILLDHRYEGVKVTTVLPGSVSTDFGRAGKADWKIGAEDVAEAVAMILAMPDRTLVSHVEIRPSRPPRK from the coding sequence ATGACACTGAATCTGAAGGGAAAAACGGCATTGGTGACCGGCGGAAGCCGGGGCATCGGGCGAGCGGTGGTGGAACGGCTGCTGGCGGCGGAGGCAAATGTGGCCTTTTGCGGGCGCTCGCAGGAGGGCGTCGACAAGGCTCTGGAAGAGATCAGGGGGGCGAATAGTACTTTCGCCCTGAAGGTTGCAGGCCGAGTGGCCGATGTTGGGAGTGAAGAGCAAGTACGGTCCCTGTTTGAGTGGTTGGATGTGGAATTCGGCGTGCTTGACATATTAGTGAACAACGCCGGAGTGGGGATCTTCAAGGATCTGGCCGCGATGGCGCCAGAAGAGTGGCAGACAGTGATCGGAACGAATCTGACGGGTGTATACAACTGCTGCCACCATGGTCTGCCGCGACTGCAGAAGCAGGGGGGCGGCTGGATTGTGAACATTGCGAGCCTGGCGGGGAAGAATGCGTTTGCGGGCGGTGCTGCTTACAACGCGTCGAAGTTCGGATTATGCGGAATGAGTGAAGCAATCCTGCTGGATCACCGATATGAAGGTGTGAAGGTTACGACGGTGCTTCCGGGCAGTGTGAGCACGGATTTTGGGCGGGCAGGCAAGGCGGATTGGAAGATCGGGGCGGAGGATGTGGCGGAAGCGGTTGCCATGATCCTGGCGATGCCCGACCGGACGTTGGTGAGCCACGTGGAGATTCGTCCCTCGCGGCCGCCAAGGAAATAG